Proteins from a single region of Flavobacterium sp. YJ01:
- the sigZ gene encoding RNA polymerase sigma factor SigZ: MNLEINTIHNQFYIILGRYIKARINDTDDASDVLQEVFIKINENLGSLTDEGKLKSWIFTITRNSIIDYYRKDSNHKKSELTECMMQKIMHETDFDTSESLDCCLIKFIERLPEDYRDIIMDSEIHGIKQKDLTEKYSLAYPSIRSRVQRGRSKLKEMLLDCCSIELDRRGNIMNVTSKKSCSGGKC; this comes from the coding sequence ATGAATTTGGAAATAAATACTATTCACAATCAGTTTTATATCATCTTGGGCAGATATATAAAGGCTCGTATAAATGATACCGACGATGCATCCGATGTTTTGCAGGAAGTTTTTATAAAGATAAACGAGAATTTAGGATCACTTACCGACGAAGGCAAACTAAAAAGCTGGATTTTCACAATCACAAGAAATTCCATTATTGATTATTACCGAAAAGATTCCAATCATAAGAAATCAGAGCTGACCGAATGTATGATGCAAAAGATTATGCATGAAACAGATTTTGATACTTCGGAAAGTCTGGACTGCTGTTTAATAAAATTCATTGAGCGGCTGCCGGAAGACTATCGGGACATTATCATGGATAGCGAAATACATGGAATTAAACAGAAAGACTTAACAGAAAAATACAGCCTTGCCTACCCTTCCATCCGTTCTAGAGTGCAAAGAGGCAGATCCAAATTAAAGGAAATGCTTCTGGATTGCTGCAGTATTGAATTAGACCGCCGTGGAAATATTATGAACGTTACCTCTAAAAAATCATGCAGCGGAGGAAAATGCTGA
- a CDS encoding metalloregulator ArsR/SmtB family transcription factor, whose amino-acid sequence MEDIICIRQQADIKQIIRCKDRVSELNTSFDYLSSGLELAGNNVRLRILFLLYEEKQLCVCDISDILEMSISAISQHLRKLKDRKLIETKREAQTIFYSLTKEYEKMLKPFFEILAQNEILEKI is encoded by the coding sequence ATGGAAGATATAATTTGTATACGACAGCAAGCAGATATTAAACAAATAATCCGCTGTAAAGACAGAGTATCAGAACTCAATACCTCATTTGACTATTTATCAAGTGGGCTTGAATTGGCTGGCAATAATGTGAGATTAAGAATTCTCTTTTTACTTTATGAAGAAAAACAGCTCTGTGTCTGTGACATAAGTGATATTCTTGAAATGAGTATTTCTGCAATTTCACAGCACTTACGGAAACTAAAAGACAGAAAACTTATTGAAACTAAACGGGAAGCGCAGACCATTTTCTATTCATTGACAAAGGAATATGAAAAAATGCTGAAACCTTTCTTCGAAATTTTAGCACAAAATGAAATTTTAGAAAAAATATGA
- a CDS encoding GDCCVxC domain-containing (seleno)protein: MKIVLQSIITCPLCSHSKEETMPTDACQFFYECENCKQTLKPNQGDCCVYCSYGTVPCPPIQQDKKCC, encoded by the coding sequence ATGAAAATCGTTCTACAATCAATAATAACCTGCCCCCTTTGCTCCCACAGTAAAGAAGAAACTATGCCAACTGATGCATGCCAATTTTTTTACGAATGTGAGAACTGCAAACAAACTCTTAAACCAAATCAAGGTGATTGCTGTGTATATTGCAGTTATGGAACTGTGCCATGTCCACCAATTCAGCAAGATAAAAAATGTTGCTAA
- a CDS encoding metallophosphoesterase family protein — MRIAIISDIHANFPALEQTLKSIEEQNIDAVYCLGDLVGYNLCPNAVINEIRKKHIPTLAGNHDVKAVEIHNDGSNDIQSYAYQIVGKEQIKYLSALPAHIKLEYQTASRLIKILMVHGSPYSNREYLLEDKNEKDFTDIFLDSNTDILICGHSHLPYHRILENPNKKGTYFHAINAGSVGKPKDRNPHCCYAVITIEKSSNISKKDGIKVEFIRVPYDIEKAARAIEESPLPDIYAFMLRKAY; from the coding sequence ATGAGAATTGCAATAATATCGGATATACATGCGAACTTCCCCGCATTGGAGCAGACCCTAAAAAGTATTGAAGAGCAGAATATTGATGCCGTTTACTGCTTAGGAGATTTAGTAGGCTACAATTTATGCCCCAATGCCGTGATCAATGAGATTCGTAAAAAGCATATCCCTACCCTTGCAGGAAATCACGATGTCAAAGCTGTCGAGATACATAATGACGGTTCAAATGACATTCAAAGCTACGCATATCAGATTGTGGGCAAAGAGCAGATCAAATATCTTTCTGCTCTTCCTGCCCATATTAAACTTGAATACCAGACGGCCAGCAGACTTATAAAAATTTTGATGGTCCATGGGAGTCCTTACAGCAACAGGGAATATTTGCTTGAGGATAAAAATGAGAAAGATTTTACCGACATCTTTCTTGATTCCAATACGGACATTCTTATCTGCGGACATTCTCATCTGCCGTATCATCGCATATTGGAAAATCCAAATAAAAAAGGCACTTATTTTCACGCCATTAATGCAGGGTCGGTTGGAAAACCTAAAGATAGAAATCCACACTGCTGTTATGCTGTGATAACAATTGAAAAAAGCAGCAATATTTCCAAAAAAGACGGCATTAAAGTAGAATTCATAAGAGTTCCGTATGATATTGAAAAAGCAGCCCGCGCAATTGAAGAGAGTCCTCTTCCGGACATTTACGCCTTTATGCTTAGAAAAGCATATTAA
- a CDS encoding Crp/Fnr family transcriptional regulator produces MESFKLFLKSIVPLSDQEFEKYSQYFKTRTLARNSYFAEIGKTSHEAAFIKKGLLRTYYINEKSEEVTSCFCAENNLTASYKSFISQQHSELSIQAVEDTELITISYNDLQNLYQKSPLWQNIGRTIAERQYMVMEQYASVLCNETAKEKYMRMLKEQPAVVNKASVNDIASYLGITRRTLSRIRKEISL; encoded by the coding sequence ATGGAAAGTTTTAAATTATTTTTAAAGAGCATTGTCCCTCTAAGCGATCAGGAATTTGAAAAGTACAGTCAGTATTTCAAAACAAGGACATTAGCCCGAAACAGTTATTTTGCAGAGATCGGCAAAACCTCTCATGAAGCGGCTTTTATTAAAAAAGGTTTGCTAAGGACATATTACATAAATGAAAAATCCGAAGAAGTGACTTCCTGCTTCTGTGCAGAAAATAATCTGACAGCTTCATATAAAAGCTTTATTTCGCAGCAGCATTCGGAACTTTCCATTCAGGCAGTGGAAGATACGGAACTTATAACAATCAGTTACAATGACCTGCAGAATCTCTATCAAAAGAGCCCTCTCTGGCAGAATATCGGAAGGACAATTGCCGAACGGCAGTATATGGTAATGGAACAGTATGCCAGTGTTTTGTGCAATGAAACTGCAAAGGAAAAATACATGCGCATGCTTAAGGAACAGCCTGCTGTTGTAAACAAGGCTTCAGTAAATGATATTGCAAGCTATCTTGGAATAACACGCAGGACGCTGAGCAGGATCAGAAAAGAAATTAGTCTGTAA
- the merTP gene encoding mercuric transport protein MerTP — protein sequence MKTENKMIGAGFFTALAASLCCITPILALVAGTSGIASAFSWLEPMRPYFIGLTVIIIGLSWYQKLKTKKLIDCNCDREENPKFVNSKMFLGIITVIAALMLSFPYYSSIFYPNTEKKVLVVKKTSTQKAEFRISGMTCASCEKHVNHEVNKLIGIINSNVNYTNGNAIVEFDNSKTTINEIEKAINSTGYTVTNKKLK from the coding sequence ATGAAAACAGAGAATAAAATGATCGGAGCCGGATTTTTCACAGCATTAGCTGCTTCATTGTGCTGCATTACTCCCATATTAGCATTAGTTGCCGGAACAAGCGGGATTGCTTCTGCTTTTTCATGGCTTGAACCAATGAGGCCTTATTTCATCGGCCTGACTGTTATAATTATTGGTTTATCTTGGTATCAAAAGCTGAAAACTAAAAAGCTGATAGACTGTAACTGCGATAGAGAAGAAAATCCGAAATTCGTTAATTCAAAAATGTTTTTAGGAATAATTACAGTAATTGCAGCCCTCATGCTTTCGTTTCCTTACTACTCAAGCATTTTTTATCCAAATACAGAAAAGAAAGTCTTGGTCGTGAAAAAGACCAGCACTCAAAAAGCTGAGTTTAGAATAAGCGGAATGACTTGTGCCAGCTGTGAAAAACACGTGAATCACGAAGTGAATAAATTGATTGGAATAATAAATTCAAATGTAAATTATACTAATGGTAACGCAATTGTAGAATTTGATAATTCCAAAACTACTATTAATGAAATTGAAAAAGCAATAAATTCAACAGGCTATACAGTAACTAACAAAAAATTAAAATGA